The following proteins are co-located in the Candidatus Schekmanbacteria bacterium genome:
- a CDS encoding DedA family protein: MSLIDLILDFIIRNENVLGYIVLFVSSLIEYIFPPFPGDTVTLFGAFLISVRNWNFFAVFMSVTVGSVIGATIDYFIGRRLGRKNGNSQIPKMIKKGNMVLTEERYLYIKEKFEKYGAYVIILNRFMPGVRAFFFVVAGIIDMKFLPVQFFNLLSVLLWNFLIIWSGYFVGNNWDRLLGLYSLYSKAVGIVIFIVLLSLLILFYIKRKNAKN, translated from the coding sequence TTGTCTTTGATAGATCTGATTCTTGATTTTATAATTAGAAATGAAAATGTTCTTGGATATATCGTTCTATTTGTAAGCTCACTGATTGAATATATCTTTCCTCCCTTTCCGGGTGACACTGTAACCCTTTTTGGAGCATTCTTAATATCTGTAAGAAATTGGAATTTTTTTGCAGTTTTTATGAGTGTCACCGTTGGAAGTGTTATAGGCGCAACGATAGATTATTTTATAGGGAGAAGGTTAGGCAGAAAGAATGGCAATTCTCAGATTCCCAAAATGATTAAGAAAGGAAATATGGTTCTCACAGAAGAACGTTATCTCTATATCAAAGAGAAATTTGAAAAATATGGTGCTTATGTGATAATTTTGAACAGATTTATGCCCGGCGTAAGAGCTTTTTTCTTTGTAGTAGCCGGAATCATCGATATGAAATTTTTGCCTGTTCAATTTTTTAACCTTTTGAGTGTCCTTCTCTGGAATTTTTTGATTATATGGAGCGGTTATTTTGTAGGAAACAATTGGGATAGACTTTTAGGACTTTATTCCCTGTATTCAAAAGCGGTGGGGATAGTTATCTTTATCGTTTTACTTTCCTTGTTGATTCTTTTTTATATTAAAAGAAAAAACGCCAAAAATTGA